One genomic region from Manis pentadactyla isolate mManPen7 chromosome 12, mManPen7.hap1, whole genome shotgun sequence encodes:
- the THBS2 gene encoding thrombospondin-2 isoform X3, with the protein MLWALALLALWAPSRAQAGDQDEDTTFNLFSISNINRKTIGAKQFRGPDPSVPAYRFVRFDYIPPVAADYLSKIAKAMQQKEGFFLTASLKQDRKSRGTLLALEGPGASQRQFEIVSNGPADTLDLTYWVEGAQHVISLEDVGLADSQWKSITVQVAGEVYSLYVGCNLIDSFTLDEPFYEQLTTEKSRMYVAKGSVRESHFRGLLQNVYLLFENSVEDVLSKKGCQHSQGAEVNAISENTETLRLSPQGTTEYVGQGADQRPQVCERSCEELSGMVAELSGLHAIVSQLHESLRKVSSDNQILWELMGGPPKTRNVSACWQDGRFFAENETWVVDSCTRCTCKKFKTVCHQITCPPATCASPSFVEGECCPSCFHSDSEEGWSPWAEWTECSTTCGSGTQQRGRSCDVTSNTCLGPSIQTRACSLGKCDNRIRQDGGWSHWSPWSSCSVTCGLGNITRIRLCNSPVPQMGGKNCRGSGRETKGCQGVPCPIDGRWSPWSPWSACTVTCAGGIRERTRVCNSPKPQHGGKACVGDVTEHQMCNKRSCPIDGCLSNPCFPGAKCSSFPDGSWSCGSCPVGFLGNGTHCEDLDECAVVTDVCFTTSKAPRCVNTNPGFHCLPCPPRYKGSQPYGVGLEAARTEKQVCEPENPCKDKTHSCHRHAECIYLGHFSDPMYKCECQTGYAGDGRICGEDSDLDGWPNKNLVCTTNATYHCIKDNCPLLPNSGQEDFDKDGVGDACDGDDDNDGVDDEKDNCQLLFNPRQSDYDKDEVGDRCDNCPQVHNPAQIDTDHNGEGDACSVDIDGDDVFNERDNCPYVYNTDQRDTDGDGVGDHCDNCPLVHNPDQTDADNDLVGDQCDNNEDIDEDGHQNNQDNCPYIPNSNQADHDHDGKGDACDSDDDNDGVPDDRDNCRLVFNPGQEDSDGDGRGDACKDDFDDDSVPDIDDVCPENNAISETDFRNFQMVPLDPKGTTQIDPNWVIRHQGKELVQTANSDPGIAVGFDEFGSVDFSGTFYVNTDRDDDYAGFVFGYQSSSRFYVVMWKQVTQTYWEDQPTRAYGYSGVSLKVVNSTTGTGEHLRNALWHTGNTPGQVRTLWHDPKNVGWKDYTAYRWHLTHRPKTGFIRVLVHEGKQVMADSGPIYDQTYAGGRLGLFVFSQEMVYFSDLKYECRDV; encoded by the exons ATGCTCTGGGCGCTGGCCCTGCTGGCCCTGTGGGCCCCCTCCAGGGCTCAAG CTGGTGACCAGGACGAGGACACCACCTTCAACCTTTTCAGCATCAGCAACATAAACCGAAAGACCATTGGGGCCAAGCAGTTCCGGGGGCCTGACCCCAGCGTGCCTGCTTATCGCTTTGTGCGGTTTGACTACATCCCGCCTGTGGCTGCAGACTATCTCAGCAAGATTGCCAAGGCCATGCAGCAGAAGGAGGGCTTCTTCCTCACGGCCAGCCTCAAGCAGGATCGCAAATCCCGGGGCACGCTCCTGGCTCTGGAGGGACCTGGTGCCTCGCAGAGGCAGTTTGAGATCGTCTCCAATGGCCCGGCAGACACTCTTGACCTCACCTACTGGGTTGAGGGTGCCCAGCATGTCATCTCCCTGGAGGACGTGGGTCTGGCAGACTCCCAGTGGAAGAGCATCACTGTGCAGGTGGCTGGTGAGGTCTACAGCCTGTATGTGGGCTGCAACCTGATTGACAGCTTCACCCTGGATGAGCCTTTCTATGAGCAACTGACAACGGAGAAGAGCAGGATGTACGTGGCTAAAGGTTCTGTTCGAGAGAGTCACTTCAGG GGGTTGCTGCAGAACGTCTACTTGCTGTTTGAGAATTCTGTGGAGGACGTGCTAAGCAAGAAAGGTTGTCAGCACAGCCAGGGAG CAGAAGTCAATGCCATCAGCGAAAACACGGAGACGCTCCGCCTGAGCCCTCAGGGCACGACGGAGTACGTGGGCCAGGGCGCTGACCAGAGGCCCCAGGTGTGCGAGCGCTCCTGCGAGGAGCTGAGCGGCATGGTCGCTGAGCTGTCCGGGCTGCACGCCATCGTGAGCCAGCTTCACGAGAGCCTGAGGAAAGTG TCCAGTGACAACCAGATCCTCTGGGAGCTCATGGGTGGCCCTCCGAAGACCAGGAACGTGTCAGCCTGCTGGCAGGACGGCCGGTTCTTCGCGGAGAACGAGACCTGGGTGGTGGACAGCTGCACCAGGTGCACCTGCAAG AAATTTAAGACCGTTTGCCACCAAATCACCTGCCCGCCAGCGACCTGTGCAAGCCCATCCTTTGTTGAAGGTGAATGCTGCCCTTCCTGCTTCCACT CGGACAGTGAGGAGGGCTGGTCCCCGTGGGCGGAGTGGACGGAGTGCTCCACCACCTGTGGGTCTGGCACCCAGCAGAGAGGCCGGTCCTGCGACGTCACCAGCAACACCTGCCTGGGGCCGTCCATCCAGACGCGGGCGTGCAGCCTGGGCAAGTGCGACAACCGCA TCCGGCAGGACGGTGGCTGGAGCCACTGGTCACCGTGGTCCTCCTGCTCTGTGACCTGCGGACTGGGTAACATCACACGTATCCGGCTCTGCAACTCGCCAGTGCCCCAGATGGGGGGCAAGAACTGCAGAGGGAGCGGCCGGGAGACCAAAGGCTGCCAGGGCGTCCCGTGCCCAA TTGACGGCCGGTGGAGCCCCTGGTCCCCGTGGTCTGCCTGCACGGTCACCTGTGCTGGAGGGATCCGGGAGCGGACGCGCGTCTGCAACAGCCCCAAGCCCCAGCACGGAGGCAAGGCCTGTGTGGGGGACGTCACCGAACATCAGATGTGTAACAAGAGGAGCTGCCCGATag ATGGCTGCTTGTCCAACCCCTGCTTTCCCGGGGCCAAGTGCAGCAGCTTCCCAGACGGCTCCTGGTCCTGCGGCTCCTGCCCGGTGGGCTTCCTGGGCAATGGCACCCACTGTGAGGACCTGGATGAG TGTGCTGTGGTCACAGATGTTTGCTTCACCACAAGCAAGGCCCCTCGCTGCGTCAACACTAACCCCGGGTTCCACTGCCTGCCATGCCCACCTCGCTACAAAGGCAGCCAGCCCTACGGCGTCGGCCTCGAGGCGGCCAGAACGGAAAAGCAA GTGTGCGAGCCTGAAAACCCTTGCAAGGACAAGACCCACAGCTGCCACAGGCACGCGGAGTGCATCTACCTGGGACACTTCAGTGACCCCATGTACAAGTGCGAGTGCCAGACGGGCTACGCGGGCGACGGGCGCATCTGTGGCGAGGACTCGGACCTGGATGGCTGGCCCAACAAGAACCTGGTATGCACCACCAACGCCACCTACCACTGCATCAAG GACAACTGCCCCCTCCTGCCTAATTCTGGGCAAGAAGACTTTGACAAGGACGGTGTTGGGGACGCCTGCGACGGCGACGATGACAATGACGGTGTTGACGACGAGAAG GACAACTGCCAGCTTCTCTTCAACCCCCGTCAGTCTGACTACGACAAAGACGAGGTGGGGGATCGCTGCGACAACTGCCCGCAGGTGCACAACCCCGCGCAGATCGACACAGACCACAACGGGGAGGGGGATGCCTGCTCCGTGGACATCGACGGCGACG ATGTCTTCAACGAGCGCGACAACTGCCCCTATGTCTACAACACCGACCAGAGAGACACAGACGGCGACGGCGTGGGCGACCACTGCGACAACTGCCCCTTGGTGCACAACCCTGATCAG ACCGATGCGGACAATGACCTAGTGGGTGACCAGTGTGATAATAATGAGGACATCGACGAGGATGGCCACCAGAACAACCAGGACAACTGCCCCTACATCCCCAACTCCAACCAGGCCGACCATGACCACGACGGCAAGGGGGACGCGTGCGACTCAGACGACGACAATGACGGCGTCCCCGACGACAGGGACAACTGCCGGCTTGTCTTCAACCCTGGCCAGGAGGACTCGGATG GTGACGGACGGGGTGATGCTTGTAAAGACGACTTTGATGATGACAGCGTCCCCGACATCGACGACGTGTGTCCGGAAAACAATGCCATCAGTGAGACCGACTTCCGCAACTTCCAGATGGTCCCCCTGGACCCCAAGGGCACCACTCAGATCGACCCCAACTGGGTCATCCGCCATCAGGGCAAGGAGCTGGTGCAGACGGCGAACTCCGACCCTGGCATCGCCGTGG GCTTCGATGAGTTTGGGTCCGTCGACTTCAGCGGCACGTTTTACGTCAACACGGACCGGGATGACGACTACGCCGGCTTCGTCTTTGGCTACCAGTCCAGCAGCCGCTTCTACGTGGTCATGTGGAAGCAGGTCACTCAGACCTACTGGGAGGACCAGCCCACCCGGGCATACGGCTACTCTGGAGTGTCTCTCAAGGTGGTGAACTCCACCACAGGCACGGGCGAGCACCTGAGGAATGCCCTGTGGCACACTGGGAACACGCCAGGACAG GTTCGTACATTATGGCACGACCCCAAAAATGTTGGCTGGAAGGACTACACTGCTTACAGGTGGCATCTGACCCACAGACCTAAGACGGGCTTTATCAG AGTCTTGGTGCACGAAGGGAAGCAGGTCATGGCCGACTCAGGGCCCATCTACGACCAAACCTACGCGGGCGGGCGGCTGGGCCTGTTCGTCTTCTCTCAAGAAATGGTCTACTTCTCGGACCTCAAATACGAGTGCAGAG ACGTCTAA
- the THBS2 gene encoding thrombospondin-2 isoform X1, with translation MLWALALLALWAPSRAQAGDQDEDTTFNLFSISNINRKTIGAKQFRGPDPSVPAYRFVRFDYIPPVAADYLSKIAKAMQQKEGFFLTASLKQDRKSRGTLLALEGPGASQRQFEIVSNGPADTLDLTYWVEGAQHVISLEDVGLADSQWKSITVQVAGEVYSLYVGCNLIDSFTLDEPFYEQLTTEKSRMYVAKGSVRESHFRGLLQNVYLLFENSVEDVLSKKGCQHSQGAEVNAISENTETLRLSPQGTTEYVGQGADQRPQVCERSCEELSGMVAELSGLHAIVSQLHESLRKVSSDNQILWELMGGPPKTRNVSACWQDGRFFAENETWVVDSCTRCTCKKFKTVCHQITCPPATCASPSFVEGECCPSCFHSADSEEGWSPWAEWTECSTTCGSGTQQRGRSCDVTSNTCLGPSIQTRACSLGKCDNRIRQDGGWSHWSPWSSCSVTCGLGNITRIRLCNSPVPQMGGKNCRGSGRETKGCQGVPCPIDGRWSPWSPWSACTVTCAGGIRERTRVCNSPKPQHGGKACVGDVTEHQMCNKRSCPIDGCLSNPCFPGAKCSSFPDGSWSCGSCPVGFLGNGTHCEDLDECAVVTDVCFTTSKAPRCVNTNPGFHCLPCPPRYKGSQPYGVGLEAARTEKQVCEPENPCKDKTHSCHRHAECIYLGHFSDPMYKCECQTGYAGDGRICGEDSDLDGWPNKNLVCTTNATYHCIKDNCPLLPNSGQEDFDKDGVGDACDGDDDNDGVDDEKDNCQLLFNPRQSDYDKDEVGDRCDNCPQVHNPAQIDTDHNGEGDACSVDIDGDDVFNERDNCPYVYNTDQRDTDGDGVGDHCDNCPLVHNPDQTDADNDLVGDQCDNNEDIDEDGHQNNQDNCPYIPNSNQADHDHDGKGDACDSDDDNDGVPDDRDNCRLVFNPGQEDSDGDGRGDACKDDFDDDSVPDIDDVCPENNAISETDFRNFQMVPLDPKGTTQIDPNWVIRHQGKELVQTANSDPGIAVGFDEFGSVDFSGTFYVNTDRDDDYAGFVFGYQSSSRFYVVMWKQVTQTYWEDQPTRAYGYSGVSLKVVNSTTGTGEHLRNALWHTGNTPGQVRTLWHDPKNVGWKDYTAYRWHLTHRPKTGFIRVLVHEGKQVMADSGPIYDQTYAGGRLGLFVFSQEMVYFSDLKYECRDV, from the exons ATGCTCTGGGCGCTGGCCCTGCTGGCCCTGTGGGCCCCCTCCAGGGCTCAAG CTGGTGACCAGGACGAGGACACCACCTTCAACCTTTTCAGCATCAGCAACATAAACCGAAAGACCATTGGGGCCAAGCAGTTCCGGGGGCCTGACCCCAGCGTGCCTGCTTATCGCTTTGTGCGGTTTGACTACATCCCGCCTGTGGCTGCAGACTATCTCAGCAAGATTGCCAAGGCCATGCAGCAGAAGGAGGGCTTCTTCCTCACGGCCAGCCTCAAGCAGGATCGCAAATCCCGGGGCACGCTCCTGGCTCTGGAGGGACCTGGTGCCTCGCAGAGGCAGTTTGAGATCGTCTCCAATGGCCCGGCAGACACTCTTGACCTCACCTACTGGGTTGAGGGTGCCCAGCATGTCATCTCCCTGGAGGACGTGGGTCTGGCAGACTCCCAGTGGAAGAGCATCACTGTGCAGGTGGCTGGTGAGGTCTACAGCCTGTATGTGGGCTGCAACCTGATTGACAGCTTCACCCTGGATGAGCCTTTCTATGAGCAACTGACAACGGAGAAGAGCAGGATGTACGTGGCTAAAGGTTCTGTTCGAGAGAGTCACTTCAGG GGGTTGCTGCAGAACGTCTACTTGCTGTTTGAGAATTCTGTGGAGGACGTGCTAAGCAAGAAAGGTTGTCAGCACAGCCAGGGAG CAGAAGTCAATGCCATCAGCGAAAACACGGAGACGCTCCGCCTGAGCCCTCAGGGCACGACGGAGTACGTGGGCCAGGGCGCTGACCAGAGGCCCCAGGTGTGCGAGCGCTCCTGCGAGGAGCTGAGCGGCATGGTCGCTGAGCTGTCCGGGCTGCACGCCATCGTGAGCCAGCTTCACGAGAGCCTGAGGAAAGTG TCCAGTGACAACCAGATCCTCTGGGAGCTCATGGGTGGCCCTCCGAAGACCAGGAACGTGTCAGCCTGCTGGCAGGACGGCCGGTTCTTCGCGGAGAACGAGACCTGGGTGGTGGACAGCTGCACCAGGTGCACCTGCAAG AAATTTAAGACCGTTTGCCACCAAATCACCTGCCCGCCAGCGACCTGTGCAAGCCCATCCTTTGTTGAAGGTGAATGCTGCCCTTCCTGCTTCCACT CAGCGGACAGTGAGGAGGGCTGGTCCCCGTGGGCGGAGTGGACGGAGTGCTCCACCACCTGTGGGTCTGGCACCCAGCAGAGAGGCCGGTCCTGCGACGTCACCAGCAACACCTGCCTGGGGCCGTCCATCCAGACGCGGGCGTGCAGCCTGGGCAAGTGCGACAACCGCA TCCGGCAGGACGGTGGCTGGAGCCACTGGTCACCGTGGTCCTCCTGCTCTGTGACCTGCGGACTGGGTAACATCACACGTATCCGGCTCTGCAACTCGCCAGTGCCCCAGATGGGGGGCAAGAACTGCAGAGGGAGCGGCCGGGAGACCAAAGGCTGCCAGGGCGTCCCGTGCCCAA TTGACGGCCGGTGGAGCCCCTGGTCCCCGTGGTCTGCCTGCACGGTCACCTGTGCTGGAGGGATCCGGGAGCGGACGCGCGTCTGCAACAGCCCCAAGCCCCAGCACGGAGGCAAGGCCTGTGTGGGGGACGTCACCGAACATCAGATGTGTAACAAGAGGAGCTGCCCGATag ATGGCTGCTTGTCCAACCCCTGCTTTCCCGGGGCCAAGTGCAGCAGCTTCCCAGACGGCTCCTGGTCCTGCGGCTCCTGCCCGGTGGGCTTCCTGGGCAATGGCACCCACTGTGAGGACCTGGATGAG TGTGCTGTGGTCACAGATGTTTGCTTCACCACAAGCAAGGCCCCTCGCTGCGTCAACACTAACCCCGGGTTCCACTGCCTGCCATGCCCACCTCGCTACAAAGGCAGCCAGCCCTACGGCGTCGGCCTCGAGGCGGCCAGAACGGAAAAGCAA GTGTGCGAGCCTGAAAACCCTTGCAAGGACAAGACCCACAGCTGCCACAGGCACGCGGAGTGCATCTACCTGGGACACTTCAGTGACCCCATGTACAAGTGCGAGTGCCAGACGGGCTACGCGGGCGACGGGCGCATCTGTGGCGAGGACTCGGACCTGGATGGCTGGCCCAACAAGAACCTGGTATGCACCACCAACGCCACCTACCACTGCATCAAG GACAACTGCCCCCTCCTGCCTAATTCTGGGCAAGAAGACTTTGACAAGGACGGTGTTGGGGACGCCTGCGACGGCGACGATGACAATGACGGTGTTGACGACGAGAAG GACAACTGCCAGCTTCTCTTCAACCCCCGTCAGTCTGACTACGACAAAGACGAGGTGGGGGATCGCTGCGACAACTGCCCGCAGGTGCACAACCCCGCGCAGATCGACACAGACCACAACGGGGAGGGGGATGCCTGCTCCGTGGACATCGACGGCGACG ATGTCTTCAACGAGCGCGACAACTGCCCCTATGTCTACAACACCGACCAGAGAGACACAGACGGCGACGGCGTGGGCGACCACTGCGACAACTGCCCCTTGGTGCACAACCCTGATCAG ACCGATGCGGACAATGACCTAGTGGGTGACCAGTGTGATAATAATGAGGACATCGACGAGGATGGCCACCAGAACAACCAGGACAACTGCCCCTACATCCCCAACTCCAACCAGGCCGACCATGACCACGACGGCAAGGGGGACGCGTGCGACTCAGACGACGACAATGACGGCGTCCCCGACGACAGGGACAACTGCCGGCTTGTCTTCAACCCTGGCCAGGAGGACTCGGATG GTGACGGACGGGGTGATGCTTGTAAAGACGACTTTGATGATGACAGCGTCCCCGACATCGACGACGTGTGTCCGGAAAACAATGCCATCAGTGAGACCGACTTCCGCAACTTCCAGATGGTCCCCCTGGACCCCAAGGGCACCACTCAGATCGACCCCAACTGGGTCATCCGCCATCAGGGCAAGGAGCTGGTGCAGACGGCGAACTCCGACCCTGGCATCGCCGTGG GCTTCGATGAGTTTGGGTCCGTCGACTTCAGCGGCACGTTTTACGTCAACACGGACCGGGATGACGACTACGCCGGCTTCGTCTTTGGCTACCAGTCCAGCAGCCGCTTCTACGTGGTCATGTGGAAGCAGGTCACTCAGACCTACTGGGAGGACCAGCCCACCCGGGCATACGGCTACTCTGGAGTGTCTCTCAAGGTGGTGAACTCCACCACAGGCACGGGCGAGCACCTGAGGAATGCCCTGTGGCACACTGGGAACACGCCAGGACAG GTTCGTACATTATGGCACGACCCCAAAAATGTTGGCTGGAAGGACTACACTGCTTACAGGTGGCATCTGACCCACAGACCTAAGACGGGCTTTATCAG AGTCTTGGTGCACGAAGGGAAGCAGGTCATGGCCGACTCAGGGCCCATCTACGACCAAACCTACGCGGGCGGGCGGCTGGGCCTGTTCGTCTTCTCTCAAGAAATGGTCTACTTCTCGGACCTCAAATACGAGTGCAGAG ACGTCTAA
- the THBS2 gene encoding thrombospondin-2 isoform X2 — MLWALALLALWAPSRAQAGDQDEDTTFNLFSISNINRKTIGAKQFRGPDPSVPAYRFVRFDYIPPVAADYLSKIAKAMQQKEGFFLTASLKQDRKSRGTLLALEGPGASQRQFEIVSNGPADTLDLTYWVEGAQHVISLEDVGLADSQWKSITVQVAGEVYSLYVGCNLIDSFTLDEPFYEQLTTEKSRMYVAKGSVRESHFRGLLQNVYLLFENSVEDVLSKKGCQHSQGEVNAISENTETLRLSPQGTTEYVGQGADQRPQVCERSCEELSGMVAELSGLHAIVSQLHESLRKVSSDNQILWELMGGPPKTRNVSACWQDGRFFAENETWVVDSCTRCTCKKFKTVCHQITCPPATCASPSFVEGECCPSCFHSADSEEGWSPWAEWTECSTTCGSGTQQRGRSCDVTSNTCLGPSIQTRACSLGKCDNRIRQDGGWSHWSPWSSCSVTCGLGNITRIRLCNSPVPQMGGKNCRGSGRETKGCQGVPCPIDGRWSPWSPWSACTVTCAGGIRERTRVCNSPKPQHGGKACVGDVTEHQMCNKRSCPIDGCLSNPCFPGAKCSSFPDGSWSCGSCPVGFLGNGTHCEDLDECAVVTDVCFTTSKAPRCVNTNPGFHCLPCPPRYKGSQPYGVGLEAARTEKQVCEPENPCKDKTHSCHRHAECIYLGHFSDPMYKCECQTGYAGDGRICGEDSDLDGWPNKNLVCTTNATYHCIKDNCPLLPNSGQEDFDKDGVGDACDGDDDNDGVDDEKDNCQLLFNPRQSDYDKDEVGDRCDNCPQVHNPAQIDTDHNGEGDACSVDIDGDDVFNERDNCPYVYNTDQRDTDGDGVGDHCDNCPLVHNPDQTDADNDLVGDQCDNNEDIDEDGHQNNQDNCPYIPNSNQADHDHDGKGDACDSDDDNDGVPDDRDNCRLVFNPGQEDSDGDGRGDACKDDFDDDSVPDIDDVCPENNAISETDFRNFQMVPLDPKGTTQIDPNWVIRHQGKELVQTANSDPGIAVGFDEFGSVDFSGTFYVNTDRDDDYAGFVFGYQSSSRFYVVMWKQVTQTYWEDQPTRAYGYSGVSLKVVNSTTGTGEHLRNALWHTGNTPGQVRTLWHDPKNVGWKDYTAYRWHLTHRPKTGFIRVLVHEGKQVMADSGPIYDQTYAGGRLGLFVFSQEMVYFSDLKYECRDV, encoded by the exons ATGCTCTGGGCGCTGGCCCTGCTGGCCCTGTGGGCCCCCTCCAGGGCTCAAG CTGGTGACCAGGACGAGGACACCACCTTCAACCTTTTCAGCATCAGCAACATAAACCGAAAGACCATTGGGGCCAAGCAGTTCCGGGGGCCTGACCCCAGCGTGCCTGCTTATCGCTTTGTGCGGTTTGACTACATCCCGCCTGTGGCTGCAGACTATCTCAGCAAGATTGCCAAGGCCATGCAGCAGAAGGAGGGCTTCTTCCTCACGGCCAGCCTCAAGCAGGATCGCAAATCCCGGGGCACGCTCCTGGCTCTGGAGGGACCTGGTGCCTCGCAGAGGCAGTTTGAGATCGTCTCCAATGGCCCGGCAGACACTCTTGACCTCACCTACTGGGTTGAGGGTGCCCAGCATGTCATCTCCCTGGAGGACGTGGGTCTGGCAGACTCCCAGTGGAAGAGCATCACTGTGCAGGTGGCTGGTGAGGTCTACAGCCTGTATGTGGGCTGCAACCTGATTGACAGCTTCACCCTGGATGAGCCTTTCTATGAGCAACTGACAACGGAGAAGAGCAGGATGTACGTGGCTAAAGGTTCTGTTCGAGAGAGTCACTTCAGG GGGTTGCTGCAGAACGTCTACTTGCTGTTTGAGAATTCTGTGGAGGACGTGCTAAGCAAGAAAGGTTGTCAGCACAGCCAGGGAG AAGTCAATGCCATCAGCGAAAACACGGAGACGCTCCGCCTGAGCCCTCAGGGCACGACGGAGTACGTGGGCCAGGGCGCTGACCAGAGGCCCCAGGTGTGCGAGCGCTCCTGCGAGGAGCTGAGCGGCATGGTCGCTGAGCTGTCCGGGCTGCACGCCATCGTGAGCCAGCTTCACGAGAGCCTGAGGAAAGTG TCCAGTGACAACCAGATCCTCTGGGAGCTCATGGGTGGCCCTCCGAAGACCAGGAACGTGTCAGCCTGCTGGCAGGACGGCCGGTTCTTCGCGGAGAACGAGACCTGGGTGGTGGACAGCTGCACCAGGTGCACCTGCAAG AAATTTAAGACCGTTTGCCACCAAATCACCTGCCCGCCAGCGACCTGTGCAAGCCCATCCTTTGTTGAAGGTGAATGCTGCCCTTCCTGCTTCCACT CAGCGGACAGTGAGGAGGGCTGGTCCCCGTGGGCGGAGTGGACGGAGTGCTCCACCACCTGTGGGTCTGGCACCCAGCAGAGAGGCCGGTCCTGCGACGTCACCAGCAACACCTGCCTGGGGCCGTCCATCCAGACGCGGGCGTGCAGCCTGGGCAAGTGCGACAACCGCA TCCGGCAGGACGGTGGCTGGAGCCACTGGTCACCGTGGTCCTCCTGCTCTGTGACCTGCGGACTGGGTAACATCACACGTATCCGGCTCTGCAACTCGCCAGTGCCCCAGATGGGGGGCAAGAACTGCAGAGGGAGCGGCCGGGAGACCAAAGGCTGCCAGGGCGTCCCGTGCCCAA TTGACGGCCGGTGGAGCCCCTGGTCCCCGTGGTCTGCCTGCACGGTCACCTGTGCTGGAGGGATCCGGGAGCGGACGCGCGTCTGCAACAGCCCCAAGCCCCAGCACGGAGGCAAGGCCTGTGTGGGGGACGTCACCGAACATCAGATGTGTAACAAGAGGAGCTGCCCGATag ATGGCTGCTTGTCCAACCCCTGCTTTCCCGGGGCCAAGTGCAGCAGCTTCCCAGACGGCTCCTGGTCCTGCGGCTCCTGCCCGGTGGGCTTCCTGGGCAATGGCACCCACTGTGAGGACCTGGATGAG TGTGCTGTGGTCACAGATGTTTGCTTCACCACAAGCAAGGCCCCTCGCTGCGTCAACACTAACCCCGGGTTCCACTGCCTGCCATGCCCACCTCGCTACAAAGGCAGCCAGCCCTACGGCGTCGGCCTCGAGGCGGCCAGAACGGAAAAGCAA GTGTGCGAGCCTGAAAACCCTTGCAAGGACAAGACCCACAGCTGCCACAGGCACGCGGAGTGCATCTACCTGGGACACTTCAGTGACCCCATGTACAAGTGCGAGTGCCAGACGGGCTACGCGGGCGACGGGCGCATCTGTGGCGAGGACTCGGACCTGGATGGCTGGCCCAACAAGAACCTGGTATGCACCACCAACGCCACCTACCACTGCATCAAG GACAACTGCCCCCTCCTGCCTAATTCTGGGCAAGAAGACTTTGACAAGGACGGTGTTGGGGACGCCTGCGACGGCGACGATGACAATGACGGTGTTGACGACGAGAAG GACAACTGCCAGCTTCTCTTCAACCCCCGTCAGTCTGACTACGACAAAGACGAGGTGGGGGATCGCTGCGACAACTGCCCGCAGGTGCACAACCCCGCGCAGATCGACACAGACCACAACGGGGAGGGGGATGCCTGCTCCGTGGACATCGACGGCGACG ATGTCTTCAACGAGCGCGACAACTGCCCCTATGTCTACAACACCGACCAGAGAGACACAGACGGCGACGGCGTGGGCGACCACTGCGACAACTGCCCCTTGGTGCACAACCCTGATCAG ACCGATGCGGACAATGACCTAGTGGGTGACCAGTGTGATAATAATGAGGACATCGACGAGGATGGCCACCAGAACAACCAGGACAACTGCCCCTACATCCCCAACTCCAACCAGGCCGACCATGACCACGACGGCAAGGGGGACGCGTGCGACTCAGACGACGACAATGACGGCGTCCCCGACGACAGGGACAACTGCCGGCTTGTCTTCAACCCTGGCCAGGAGGACTCGGATG GTGACGGACGGGGTGATGCTTGTAAAGACGACTTTGATGATGACAGCGTCCCCGACATCGACGACGTGTGTCCGGAAAACAATGCCATCAGTGAGACCGACTTCCGCAACTTCCAGATGGTCCCCCTGGACCCCAAGGGCACCACTCAGATCGACCCCAACTGGGTCATCCGCCATCAGGGCAAGGAGCTGGTGCAGACGGCGAACTCCGACCCTGGCATCGCCGTGG GCTTCGATGAGTTTGGGTCCGTCGACTTCAGCGGCACGTTTTACGTCAACACGGACCGGGATGACGACTACGCCGGCTTCGTCTTTGGCTACCAGTCCAGCAGCCGCTTCTACGTGGTCATGTGGAAGCAGGTCACTCAGACCTACTGGGAGGACCAGCCCACCCGGGCATACGGCTACTCTGGAGTGTCTCTCAAGGTGGTGAACTCCACCACAGGCACGGGCGAGCACCTGAGGAATGCCCTGTGGCACACTGGGAACACGCCAGGACAG GTTCGTACATTATGGCACGACCCCAAAAATGTTGGCTGGAAGGACTACACTGCTTACAGGTGGCATCTGACCCACAGACCTAAGACGGGCTTTATCAG AGTCTTGGTGCACGAAGGGAAGCAGGTCATGGCCGACTCAGGGCCCATCTACGACCAAACCTACGCGGGCGGGCGGCTGGGCCTGTTCGTCTTCTCTCAAGAAATGGTCTACTTCTCGGACCTCAAATACGAGTGCAGAG ACGTCTAA